The following coding sequences lie in one Arthrobacter sp. PGP41 genomic window:
- a CDS encoding sigma-54-dependent Fis family transcriptional regulator yields the protein MASKDVSWLHATSSLRVGWSSNAEIQSLRDRFLAAPEATDLSSLRPVIARSWQRSLACNVTAASPFLQTATHQADEQLLAAAEPVLTELERLCSDSGGLVVLTDAEGTLAVFRGDATERRKAERLFPSLGARMAEDLVGTNSDGTALEEGEAVQVWGAEHFHEALQNSYCTSAPIRDPIRRSVRGVLGLMLPENLARSTDPGSVLLTVHGAAADITRRLAERLAAREQALMSEYLKEIRKRGADAVVAMDERTTIASRSALSMLDPSDFAVLASLAREAEQRNGLSQHRLNVSTGSEVQLHIRPMEFREPGSGGASVVRVQLPSANPSTRAASAVREPQAQFDGMIGTSRAFKRSLGAAAAAVSRRMPAYIIGEQGSGKRTLAEAMAKRLSRETRLFDFAQRQRGAVTIDDVDSALEQGAAVILHRVDKCPLHVLEDVAALLKVLEQPQLILTAGAVSDDLLPLLSALRGIEVGMPPLRDRREDVVGLASHLLRKALGREVRMSPKLRDALVAADWPGNVRQLRDLVESAATRSLRGELHLSDLNAVQLRGLGTVPLTRLEEAELQQIRAALAEASGNRVRAAVLLGIGRSTLYRKIEAYEAKGFDLALG from the coding sequence ATGGCTTCTAAAGACGTTTCATGGCTCCATGCGACTTCTTCATTGCGCGTGGGCTGGAGCTCCAATGCGGAGATCCAGTCGCTCAGGGATCGCTTCCTGGCCGCGCCCGAGGCTACGGACCTGAGCAGTCTGCGACCCGTTATTGCCCGATCATGGCAGCGGAGCCTGGCCTGCAATGTGACCGCCGCCTCACCCTTTCTGCAGACGGCGACCCACCAGGCTGACGAGCAGCTGCTCGCTGCCGCGGAACCCGTCTTGACCGAACTCGAACGTCTGTGCAGCGACTCCGGGGGACTGGTAGTGCTCACTGACGCCGAAGGCACATTGGCTGTCTTCCGCGGCGATGCCACCGAACGTCGGAAAGCGGAGCGGTTGTTCCCGAGCCTGGGAGCGCGGATGGCGGAGGACCTGGTTGGAACCAACTCCGACGGAACTGCTCTTGAGGAGGGCGAAGCAGTACAGGTCTGGGGCGCCGAACACTTCCATGAGGCGCTCCAGAACAGTTACTGCACGTCCGCTCCAATCCGTGACCCGATACGTCGATCCGTTCGGGGTGTCCTGGGCCTGATGTTGCCCGAGAATCTGGCCCGCAGCACGGATCCCGGTTCCGTTCTGTTGACCGTCCACGGAGCGGCCGCAGACATCACCAGGAGGTTGGCAGAAAGGCTGGCGGCACGGGAGCAGGCGCTGATGTCCGAATACCTCAAGGAGATCCGGAAGCGAGGGGCCGATGCGGTGGTAGCCATGGACGAGCGCACCACGATCGCCAGTAGGAGTGCCCTAAGCATGCTGGACCCAAGCGATTTCGCTGTACTCGCGTCCCTGGCACGGGAAGCAGAGCAGCGGAACGGCCTATCACAGCATCGCTTGAATGTCAGCACTGGCAGCGAGGTGCAGCTTCACATCCGTCCCATGGAATTCCGCGAGCCAGGTTCCGGCGGAGCGTCCGTAGTGCGTGTCCAGCTGCCCTCCGCCAACCCGAGTACGCGGGCGGCGTCAGCTGTACGTGAACCCCAAGCACAGTTTGACGGGATGATTGGAACCAGCCGTGCATTCAAGAGGTCCCTTGGCGCCGCGGCCGCAGCCGTGAGCCGGCGGATGCCTGCCTACATAATCGGCGAGCAAGGCAGCGGCAAGCGCACGTTGGCGGAAGCCATGGCCAAGCGCCTGTCACGGGAGACCCGCCTATTCGACTTCGCTCAGCGGCAGCGCGGGGCGGTCACCATTGACGACGTCGATTCGGCCTTGGAACAGGGGGCGGCGGTCATCCTCCACCGCGTGGACAAGTGTCCCTTGCATGTTCTGGAGGACGTGGCCGCCTTGCTCAAGGTCCTGGAGCAACCTCAACTTATCTTGACCGCCGGCGCCGTCAGCGATGATCTCTTGCCGTTACTTTCTGCGCTTAGGGGCATTGAGGTAGGTATGCCACCTCTTCGTGACAGGCGCGAGGACGTCGTAGGTCTGGCGTCGCACTTGCTCAGGAAGGCACTGGGAAGGGAAGTCCGGATGTCACCGAAGCTGCGGGATGCGCTGGTAGCCGCGGACTGGCCGGGCAACGTGCGGCAGCTCCGCGACCTGGTTGAATCTGCTGCCACGCGTTCCCTGCGCGGCGAACTGCACCTGTCGGATCTCAACGCGGTTCAGCTGCGCGGACTGGGCACCGTGCCGCTCACCCGCTTGGAAGAGGCGGAACTCCAGCAGATCAGGGCCGCACTCGCTGAGGCTTCCGGTAACCGGGTGCGGGCCGCTGTGCTGCTGGGGATCGGCAGATCCACGCTTTACCGCAAGATCGAAGCATACGAAGCCAAAGGGTTCGATCTGGCGCTCGGCTGA
- a CDS encoding APC family permease has product MKQELPVQRAAADNSEDHETRSSMYQLRGRMGTTGLLFTVLAFTAPLGVVFGFVSVNISFGIGVPVAFVAVAVLMALFAMGFTGMTKAIPRPGAFYTYIREGLGRPLGLGGSFLALATYGFNVTSCIVVSGIAVNNLLGAFMDVVTTPWWLWSMVMFGIAWVLSYFNVELSAKVLSVILAVEVLSVAIFDAVIIANGGPEGPSFEPWDPTNLFTPTIGVLLLFSIGVFNGFEATAIYRDEVKEPAITIPRATFLAVAFLGIFYAISAFALILSTGTSQAVAAAQTDPTAMMPDALLRYFGAFANQVIGILLVTSFFASGLSLQNILSRYTHSLAVDGIFPQSIAAVHPKHGSPHRAAVSVGAVLLLVLLVLVLSGGDENSLYAAAAGVAFYGMLLLLCLTAVAVIVYFRRNRSSMSFWRTLIAPIVALVGIGFALLTASFNMELLVAGDPLLLTVSLLIPYVSIAVGVFVALALRSRKPDTYIRIGRALD; this is encoded by the coding sequence GTGAAACAAGAACTCCCCGTCCAACGCGCAGCAGCGGACAATTCAGAAGACCATGAAACCCGATCGTCCATGTACCAACTGAGGGGCCGGATGGGAACCACCGGGCTGCTCTTCACGGTGCTGGCCTTCACGGCTCCCTTGGGCGTCGTCTTCGGCTTTGTCTCAGTTAATATCTCCTTCGGGATAGGGGTGCCGGTCGCTTTCGTCGCGGTTGCTGTCCTGATGGCACTCTTTGCCATGGGGTTCACGGGAATGACCAAGGCCATACCGCGGCCAGGTGCGTTCTACACCTACATCCGTGAGGGTTTGGGCCGTCCCCTCGGCCTGGGCGGATCCTTCCTTGCGTTGGCTACTTACGGATTCAATGTGACCTCCTGCATTGTCGTTTCAGGCATCGCAGTGAACAACCTGCTCGGCGCTTTCATGGATGTTGTGACCACACCCTGGTGGTTATGGAGCATGGTGATGTTCGGCATTGCGTGGGTGCTGAGCTACTTCAACGTGGAGCTCTCCGCCAAGGTCCTCTCCGTCATCCTGGCAGTCGAGGTCCTTTCGGTAGCGATTTTTGACGCGGTCATCATCGCCAACGGAGGCCCGGAGGGTCCGTCCTTCGAGCCTTGGGATCCGACCAACCTGTTCACCCCGACCATCGGTGTCCTCCTGTTGTTCAGCATCGGAGTGTTCAACGGATTTGAAGCGACGGCCATCTACAGGGACGAGGTCAAGGAACCGGCCATCACTATTCCCCGGGCCACCTTCCTGGCGGTTGCGTTCCTGGGCATTTTCTACGCCATCTCGGCGTTTGCCCTGATCCTGTCAACGGGAACATCACAGGCAGTGGCCGCAGCCCAGACGGACCCTACGGCGATGATGCCTGACGCGCTGCTGCGCTACTTTGGAGCCTTCGCGAACCAGGTCATCGGCATCCTGCTGGTCACAAGCTTTTTTGCCTCAGGTCTGTCCCTGCAGAACATCCTGTCCCGCTACACTCATTCCCTCGCCGTTGATGGCATTTTTCCGCAGTCGATCGCGGCGGTCCACCCCAAACATGGCTCTCCCCACCGCGCCGCAGTGTCAGTTGGTGCCGTTCTCCTGCTTGTCCTGCTTGTCCTGGTACTGTCGGGCGGCGATGAGAACTCCCTGTACGCGGCGGCCGCAGGCGTTGCTTTTTATGGAATGCTGCTCCTGCTCTGCCTGACTGCCGTTGCCGTCATTGTTTATTTCCGCAGGAACAGGTCGTCGATGTCGTTCTGGCGGACGCTGATCGCTCCGATCGTCGCCCTAGTAGGGATTGGGTTCGCTTTGTTGACAGCGTCCTTCAACATGGAGCTGCTGGTGGCAGGAGATCCACTCCTGCTGACAGTCTCGCTTCTAATTCCATACGTGTCGATCGCGGTCGGCGTCTTCGTGGCGCTGGCCCTCCGAAGCCGGAAGCCGGACACCTACATTCGGATCGGACGCGCCCTGGACTAG
- a CDS encoding Gfo/Idh/MocA family protein: MEQQNRIGVGLISVGWMGRLHSRAYLATKQFFPELPRHPELVIAADPDDAGRHHAEDALGYRETATDYRKVLENPDVDVVSICSPNFLHHEIALATIEAGKHFWIEKPMGRSAQESREIAQGAEAAGLITSVGFNYRHAPAVAEARRLIRSGALGRITNVQIRLLTGYASDPTQVFTWRYEQARAGSGVLGDVLSHGFDLAQFLVGRITSLNAVTETFIKDRPLPAGNSSNSFDMGQASDVTREVENEDYTAMLARFDGGAIGMFESTRVAIGPHAEYTIEVYGTEGSLRWNFERMNQLELATDRSGYRTIMTPPSFGEFGRFQPGPGPGIGFNDLKTIEAALFLRSVAEGKQLGPSLADGWSASELVDASLRSASSGNWVEIPEVSGHTTYGA; this comes from the coding sequence TTGGAACAGCAGAACCGCATTGGGGTTGGCCTGATTTCGGTCGGATGGATGGGTAGGTTGCATTCGCGCGCGTACCTGGCCACCAAACAGTTCTTTCCGGAACTGCCCCGGCATCCCGAGTTGGTGATCGCAGCGGACCCCGATGATGCGGGCCGCCATCATGCCGAGGACGCGCTTGGTTACAGGGAAACGGCCACGGATTACCGCAAGGTACTCGAGAACCCGGACGTGGACGTTGTGTCCATTTGCTCCCCGAACTTTCTCCACCATGAAATCGCACTGGCCACCATCGAGGCCGGCAAGCACTTCTGGATCGAGAAGCCCATGGGGCGCAGCGCGCAGGAATCCCGCGAGATAGCCCAGGGAGCTGAGGCGGCCGGCCTCATCACGTCCGTAGGCTTCAACTATCGGCATGCACCCGCCGTGGCGGAAGCCAGGCGCCTCATCCGGTCCGGCGCGCTGGGCCGCATCACCAACGTGCAGATCCGCCTCCTCACCGGCTACGCCTCGGATCCCACCCAGGTGTTCACCTGGCGGTACGAGCAGGCTCGTGCGGGATCCGGTGTGCTGGGCGATGTCCTCAGCCACGGATTCGACCTCGCCCAGTTCCTGGTGGGCCGCATAACGTCGCTGAATGCCGTCACCGAGACGTTCATCAAGGACCGGCCGCTGCCTGCCGGCAACTCCTCCAATTCCTTCGACATGGGCCAGGCCTCGGACGTCACCCGCGAGGTTGAGAACGAGGACTACACCGCCATGCTTGCCCGCTTCGATGGCGGCGCGATCGGCATGTTCGAATCCACCCGCGTCGCGATCGGTCCGCACGCCGAATACACCATCGAGGTGTACGGCACGGAAGGATCCCTGCGCTGGAATTTCGAACGGATGAACCAGTTGGAGCTGGCGACTGACCGCAGCGGCTACCGCACGATCATGACCCCGCCTTCCTTTGGAGAGTTTGGTCGCTTCCAGCCCGGCCCGGGCCCGGGAATCGGATTCAACGACCTGAAGACAATCGAGGCTGCACTGTTCCTGCGGTCGGTGGCCGAAGGCAAGCAACTCGGCCCCTCGCTAGCTGACGGCTGGTCAGCTTCCGAACTGGTGGATGCTTCCTTGCGCAGCGCCAGTTCCGGAAACTGGGTGGAAATTCCCGAAGTTTCAGGGCACACGACGTACGGGGCCTGA
- a CDS encoding SDR family NAD(P)-dependent oxidoreductase, whose translation MDRDQQLRTESLRVLITGATSGVGEATAKLFAKRGARVALLGRRSTELQRVAEEIDFGAHTVVADVSDAAAVKNAVRGAIYALGGLDVVINAAGVAGHVALEDLNDERWHEVLETNLSGTFFVAREAALHMRRSGGGSIVNVASDLAAMGMPGLVHYCAAKAGVVGLTRALALELAPLVRVNAVCPGPIDTPMVREGLAAAPNPTEARSLKESTVPLNRLADPDEVAAAIYFLAVEGTFATGTSMAFDGGTTAA comes from the coding sequence ATGGACCGAGATCAACAACTTCGAACGGAATCCCTTCGGGTCCTCATCACCGGTGCCACGTCGGGTGTTGGGGAAGCGACCGCAAAGCTTTTCGCGAAACGGGGAGCCCGGGTGGCGCTGCTGGGCCGGCGTTCTACGGAACTGCAGCGCGTGGCTGAGGAGATCGACTTCGGTGCACACACCGTCGTTGCCGATGTCTCCGATGCCGCCGCAGTCAAGAACGCCGTCCGGGGTGCGATCTACGCGTTGGGCGGCTTGGACGTCGTGATCAATGCTGCGGGTGTGGCCGGGCACGTTGCTCTGGAAGACCTCAACGACGAGCGCTGGCACGAAGTGCTGGAGACAAACTTGTCCGGCACTTTCTTCGTTGCGCGGGAAGCCGCGCTCCACATGCGGCGGTCAGGAGGAGGCTCGATCGTCAACGTGGCATCCGACCTCGCTGCCATGGGCATGCCGGGGCTTGTTCATTACTGCGCGGCCAAAGCTGGTGTTGTGGGACTGACTCGCGCCCTGGCGCTGGAACTCGCACCCCTTGTCCGCGTGAACGCCGTTTGTCCAGGGCCGATTGATACACCCATGGTGCGTGAGGGCCTGGCAGCGGCGCCGAACCCAACGGAAGCCCGGAGCTTGAAAGAAAGCACGGTGCCGCTAAACCGGCTCGCGGATCCGGACGAGGTGGCAGCGGCTATCTATTTCCTGGCTGTGGAAGGAACTTTTGCTACCGGAACCAGCATGGCGTTCGACGGCGGCACAACAGCTGCGTAG
- a CDS encoding IlvD/Edd family dehydratase, with the protein MEESNYKDLRSARWFAPHDLTGFVHRTAIQAEGFSRFALKDKPVIGIANSWSELVNCNIHFKLLADAVKRGVLMAGGLPLEFPTISLGESLMKPSAMQFRNLMAMDVEESIRAYPLDAIVLLGGCDKTVPAQLMGAASADVPTIMLTGGPQEPAHFRGKQLGVGTDTWKYADELRAGKITEADFDELESAAKPSAGHCSEMGTASTMTSLVEALGMCLPGTASIPAVDARRAQAAEATGRRAVEMALSQGPKPTEILTKEAFDNAITLLMAVGGSTNAVVHLLALARRVGYELPLDRFHEISQRTPRIVNVRPSGEYLVQQLFQVGGISTVLKELAPLLNRDALTVTGESLEKGYSSAPEPDGVVVSTLEAPFDASGGIAVVRGSLAPNGAVIKRSAASKDLLQHKGSAVVFEDIYDLGRRIDDPDLDITEESVLVLRNSGPVGAPGMPEWGMLPIPERLLRRGIRDIVRISDARMSGTAFGTTVLHVSPEAAVGGPLAIVRDGDPIVLDVENQRLDLDIPAEEIESRLAELKLPEPKYRRGYGRLFIDHVNQADEGCDFDFLKGLPDEEPQRLPYGLMSGWQGGW; encoded by the coding sequence ATGGAAGAGTCGAACTACAAGGACCTCCGGAGCGCGCGATGGTTCGCACCGCACGACCTCACCGGATTCGTTCACCGAACAGCGATCCAGGCAGAGGGCTTCTCGCGCTTTGCCCTCAAGGACAAGCCCGTCATCGGCATCGCCAACTCCTGGTCGGAGCTGGTCAACTGCAACATCCATTTCAAGCTGCTGGCAGACGCCGTCAAGCGCGGCGTTCTCATGGCCGGTGGTCTACCGCTGGAGTTCCCCACCATTTCCTTGGGTGAAAGTCTCATGAAGCCGTCGGCCATGCAGTTCCGAAACCTCATGGCCATGGACGTTGAAGAGTCCATCCGCGCCTACCCGCTGGACGCCATCGTCCTCCTGGGCGGTTGCGACAAGACAGTCCCGGCTCAGCTCATGGGGGCCGCCAGTGCAGATGTTCCAACCATCATGCTGACCGGCGGGCCCCAAGAGCCCGCACACTTCCGGGGGAAGCAACTTGGCGTCGGCACGGACACCTGGAAATACGCAGATGAGCTCCGCGCGGGGAAGATCACCGAGGCGGACTTCGACGAGCTTGAATCGGCTGCGAAACCTTCTGCCGGACACTGCAGCGAGATGGGCACAGCCTCCACCATGACGTCCCTCGTCGAAGCGCTCGGCATGTGTTTGCCGGGCACTGCGTCGATCCCTGCGGTAGATGCGCGTCGCGCCCAAGCAGCGGAAGCCACCGGCCGCCGGGCAGTGGAAATGGCCCTGTCACAGGGGCCAAAGCCCACCGAAATATTGACAAAAGAGGCCTTCGATAACGCAATCACCCTCCTGATGGCTGTGGGTGGTTCCACCAACGCCGTGGTGCACCTTCTGGCACTCGCAAGGCGCGTCGGCTATGAGCTGCCATTGGACCGCTTCCATGAAATCTCCCAGCGGACCCCTCGCATTGTTAACGTCCGTCCGTCCGGCGAGTACTTGGTGCAGCAACTGTTCCAGGTTGGCGGCATCTCCACCGTACTCAAGGAACTGGCGCCTCTGCTGAACAGGGACGCACTCACGGTCACCGGGGAGTCCCTTGAGAAAGGCTACAGTTCGGCCCCCGAACCTGACGGAGTCGTGGTCAGTACTCTCGAGGCCCCCTTCGATGCCTCCGGAGGCATCGCCGTCGTCCGTGGCTCTCTGGCACCCAACGGAGCGGTCATCAAAAGGAGTGCTGCGTCCAAGGATCTGCTGCAGCACAAGGGCTCAGCCGTGGTCTTCGAGGACATTTACGACCTGGGACGCAGGATTGACGATCCAGACTTGGACATTACCGAAGAATCCGTTTTGGTCCTGCGCAACAGCGGGCCTGTAGGAGCTCCCGGCATGCCCGAATGGGGCATGCTTCCCATTCCCGAGAGGCTTCTGCGCCGCGGGATCCGCGACATCGTCCGCATATCCGACGCCCGGATGAGCGGCACCGCCTTTGGCACCACCGTGCTGCACGTGTCTCCGGAGGCCGCCGTAGGGGGACCGCTGGCGATTGTTCGGGACGGGGACCCCATCGTGCTCGATGTTGAGAACCAGCGGCTGGACTTGGACATCCCTGCAGAAGAGATCGAGAGCCGGCTGGCAGAACTCAAGCTTCCGGAACCGAAGTACCGGCGCGGCTACGGACGGCTCTTCATCGATCACGTGAACCAGGCCGACGAAGGTTGCGACTTCGACTTCCTCAAGGGCCTGCCGGACGAGGAGCCACAACGCTTGCCATACGGCCTGATGAGCGGTTGGCAGGGCGGCTGGTAA
- a CDS encoding D-2-hydroxyacid dehydrogenase — protein MSRPKVMVIVQEGRPRPPVERLEAEADVVVVRTADEFRAAQPGAEILFLNDFRTNLLREVGPGELRWIHTSSIGVDSLMTDEIINSNIVVSNSRGVCERPIAEWVLGVLLMFTKDLRRTIELQQARTWQHRETEPLLGRKVVVVGPGPVGRETVLLLRAAGMDVSVVGRSARNDPQLGSISGFDELDQLLGQADDVVLTLPLTSETRGLFNSSRFRKMRPGARLVNVGRGAVVVEQDLLDALDAKHLGGAALDVFEHEPLDAGNPLWSRRNILVSPHASGDLIGWRGRVVDCFARNLRLWKAHEPLQDVVDLKKLGPTTPALASDAP, from the coding sequence GTGTCAAGACCAAAAGTGATGGTAATTGTCCAGGAGGGCCGCCCCCGCCCTCCTGTTGAACGGTTGGAAGCCGAGGCAGACGTCGTGGTGGTGCGCACCGCGGACGAGTTCCGGGCCGCCCAGCCCGGCGCCGAGATCCTGTTCCTGAACGACTTCAGGACCAATCTCCTGCGTGAGGTGGGGCCGGGGGAGCTGCGGTGGATCCACACGTCAAGCATCGGCGTTGACAGCCTCATGACCGATGAAATCATCAACAGCAACATCGTTGTCAGCAACTCCCGCGGCGTGTGCGAGCGGCCCATCGCAGAGTGGGTCCTGGGCGTCCTGCTGATGTTCACCAAAGACCTGCGCCGCACCATAGAGCTGCAGCAGGCGCGCACCTGGCAGCACCGCGAAACCGAGCCTCTGCTGGGACGTAAAGTCGTGGTGGTGGGGCCGGGACCGGTTGGCCGCGAAACCGTCCTCCTCCTGCGAGCTGCAGGAATGGACGTTAGCGTTGTGGGACGGTCTGCCAGGAATGATCCGCAGCTGGGGTCCATCTCCGGCTTTGATGAGCTTGACCAGCTTCTTGGTCAGGCCGATGATGTAGTGCTGACCCTGCCGCTCACATCAGAAACCCGTGGGCTGTTCAACTCGTCGCGGTTCCGCAAGATGCGGCCCGGGGCGCGCCTGGTCAACGTAGGCCGCGGGGCGGTGGTGGTGGAGCAGGACCTCCTTGACGCCCTTGACGCCAAGCACCTGGGCGGGGCGGCACTGGATGTGTTTGAACATGAGCCCTTGGATGCGGGGAATCCGCTGTGGAGCCGTCGGAACATCCTCGTCTCCCCGCATGCCTCCGGCGACCTGATTGGCTGGCGCGGAAGAGTAGTGGATTGTTTTGCACGTAATCTCAGACTGTGGAAGGCCCATGAGCCCCTGCAGGACGTGGTGGACCTGAAGAAACTTGGTCCGACTACTCCTGCTTTGGCGTCTGACGCGCCCTAA
- a CDS encoding APC family permease, which produces MSSTTRGTTKTPTQTQDHKLSGNMGVGELVMNVLAFSSPLTTVAGTLPVMLLFSGHTAPGIYLLVTLMLLIFSVGFVKMSRSVDAPGGFYSFVTAGLGKPAGLGGALLALFGYVFIGFFAPSLFALTLQSFVVNTLNGPDIPWYWYGLGIIGITTLLAYHRIDLSAKVLTVVMLLESAVVVIFDVAAFAAGSGEVVQGIGFSMPWITDAGLGLALLFAVGNFFGFEATVIYRDEVKNPDRTIPRATYIAVVGIGLFYAVAAWAYTTFIGAEKVQGEAAANTVNLFNDGATVLVGKIFADIAVVLLITSILASMLSIQNIAARYSFSLAADGALPSALGRVHPRHKSPYVSAAAVGILWAAATLIFTVVGVAPEMLYPIASGSGTFAVLLLMFITSFAVLVYFVRRRSFAPEPVWKTIVAPMISVVFLGLITYLAITNYPELIGGSAIMTAIFMTFTFALFFGGIVYAFLLRSKRPDIYARLGRQKTD; this is translated from the coding sequence ATGTCAAGCACAACAAGAGGTACGACGAAAACGCCGACCCAGACCCAGGACCACAAGCTCAGCGGCAACATGGGCGTGGGTGAGCTCGTGATGAACGTGCTCGCCTTTTCCTCTCCGCTGACAACAGTTGCAGGCACCTTGCCTGTGATGCTTCTTTTCAGCGGGCACACGGCACCGGGCATCTACCTGCTAGTGACGCTCATGCTGCTGATCTTCTCTGTGGGCTTCGTGAAAATGAGCCGCAGCGTTGACGCGCCGGGCGGCTTCTACTCGTTTGTCACGGCCGGTCTGGGTAAGCCGGCAGGTCTTGGAGGTGCGCTGCTGGCCCTCTTCGGATACGTTTTCATTGGTTTCTTTGCACCCTCGCTTTTTGCTTTGACTCTCCAAAGCTTCGTGGTGAACACGTTGAACGGGCCCGATATTCCTTGGTACTGGTATGGGCTTGGCATCATCGGTATCACCACACTCCTGGCTTATCACCGCATTGATCTCTCCGCGAAGGTCCTCACGGTCGTCATGCTGCTGGAATCGGCAGTTGTGGTCATCTTCGACGTCGCCGCTTTCGCCGCAGGATCCGGAGAGGTGGTACAGGGCATCGGCTTCTCTATGCCGTGGATTACGGATGCCGGGTTGGGGCTGGCACTGCTGTTCGCCGTCGGAAACTTCTTCGGGTTTGAAGCGACAGTGATCTACCGGGACGAAGTCAAGAATCCGGACCGCACCATCCCCCGGGCCACCTACATTGCGGTAGTGGGAATCGGGCTGTTCTACGCCGTGGCGGCCTGGGCCTACACCACATTCATTGGGGCAGAGAAAGTTCAGGGTGAAGCTGCCGCCAACACCGTGAACCTCTTCAATGACGGCGCCACGGTCCTCGTGGGCAAGATCTTCGCGGACATTGCAGTGGTCCTTCTCATCACCTCGATCCTGGCTTCGATGCTTTCGATCCAGAACATCGCCGCCCGGTACAGCTTCTCGCTGGCGGCCGATGGGGCGCTGCCCTCCGCGCTCGGCCGGGTCCACCCCCGCCATAAGTCGCCCTACGTTTCGGCAGCGGCAGTTGGCATCCTGTGGGCCGCGGCTACACTGATTTTCACCGTGGTGGGAGTTGCTCCCGAGATGCTGTATCCCATTGCCAGCGGCAGTGGAACCTTTGCAGTGCTGCTCTTGATGTTCATCACGAGCTTTGCTGTTCTCGTCTACTTCGTCCGCCGTCGCAGCTTCGCTCCAGAGCCGGTCTGGAAGACCATAGTTGCTCCCATGATCAGCGTGGTGTTCCTGGGCCTGATCACCTACCTGGCAATCACCAATTATCCCGAGCTCATCGGTGGCTCGGCCATCATGACCGCGATCTTTATGACATTCACCTTTGCCCTGTTCTTTGGCGGCATTGTTTATGCATTCCTGCTGCGGTCCAAGCGCCCGGACATTTATGCCCGCCTGGGCCGCCAAAAGACTGATTGA
- the iolG gene encoding inositol 2-dehydrogenase, whose translation MTQQLRIGLFGTGRIGQVHALSLASLEEATLAWVCDPFVEGAKKTAAEFGGRVSDDPEEVFASGEVDAVIVASPTATHVDLVERAIDAGVPVLCEKPIDLEISRVDAIRAKAAAADVPIALGFNKRFDRHFVELKRRVGAGEIGALEQLVITSRDPGEPPAAYVRQSGGIFRDMTIHDLDMARYFIPDIVEVSARGANAFSEDIRNAGDFDSAVVTLRGSKEELVTIVNSRHAAYGYDQRIEAFGPAGLLQVGNKNDALVRHWGARAVEAIGPYQNFFLERYAEAYRLEVAEFLRAVRGLPSRSPGFEDGRAALILADAAEKSARTGVAIEVVLT comes from the coding sequence ATGACGCAACAGCTCAGAATTGGCTTGTTCGGGACCGGACGCATCGGTCAGGTCCACGCGCTGAGTTTGGCCAGCTTGGAGGAAGCAACACTCGCCTGGGTCTGTGACCCGTTCGTAGAGGGCGCCAAAAAGACAGCCGCCGAATTCGGTGGTCGCGTAAGCGATGACCCGGAGGAAGTCTTTGCCTCAGGAGAAGTCGATGCCGTCATTGTTGCCTCACCAACAGCGACCCACGTGGACCTGGTGGAGAGAGCCATTGATGCCGGTGTGCCCGTGTTGTGCGAGAAACCCATCGACCTGGAAATTTCCCGCGTTGACGCGATCCGGGCTAAGGCTGCTGCCGCGGATGTCCCCATTGCCTTGGGTTTCAACAAGCGCTTCGACAGGCACTTCGTGGAACTGAAGCGCCGTGTGGGAGCTGGCGAGATCGGTGCGCTGGAACAGCTTGTCATCACCAGCCGAGATCCGGGAGAACCGCCGGCAGCCTATGTCAGGCAGTCGGGCGGCATTTTTCGGGACATGACCATCCACGACCTGGACATGGCGCGGTACTTCATACCCGACATTGTCGAGGTGTCGGCGCGCGGCGCGAACGCCTTCAGCGAGGACATTCGCAATGCTGGCGACTTCGACTCGGCAGTGGTTACCCTACGCGGGTCTAAGGAAGAGCTCGTGACCATCGTGAACTCACGCCACGCAGCCTACGGCTACGATCAGCGCATTGAGGCCTTCGGTCCAGCGGGCTTGCTCCAGGTGGGCAATAAGAATGACGCTCTCGTTCGGCACTGGGGAGCCAGAGCGGTCGAAGCGATCGGCCCTTACCAAAACTTTTTTCTCGAGCGGTACGCGGAAGCCTACCGCCTGGAGGTGGCCGAATTCCTGCGGGCGGTACGCGGTCTGCCTTCGCGGAGCCCCGGCTTCGAGGACGGCCGCGCAGCGCTGATCCTGGCCGACGCTGCAGAGAAATCCGCCCGGACTGGGGTCGCGATAGAAGTGGTCCTTACCTAG